DNA sequence from the Thalassotalea sp. 273M-4 genome:
AAAAATCAATACGACTAAGGTTAAAGTCACTGTCACGTAAACCATGGTAACTGGGCCTGGCCCGAGTAAACGTATACCGATAATTGTCGCTATCGAGGATGCTGCAATATTGACTAGGTTATTACCGATTAAAATTAAACCGATTAATCGGTCTGTGCGATCGAGTAACTTGGTAACTCGTTTAGCGCCACGATGATTGTTTTGTTCTAAGTGACGTAACCGATATCGATTTAATGACATCATACCGGTTTCAGAACTGGAAAAGTACGCAGAGATGACTATCAAAACCCCAAGAAGGGTAAAGAGAGTACCTGTAGATATGCCGTCCAAAAAATGATCCTAATAATTAATAAAAAGCAAAAGCCACTATGGCCTAACGTCATATTAACGTGTTTGTTATGATAATAAAAATTCTTTCACAAATTTACTGCCAAAATAAGACAGCGTCAGGAGAAAACTTGCCACAATAACCAAGGTCAAAATCCTTTTACCTCGCCAGCCTTGGCTAAAGTGCCCCCAAAGAATGCTGCAATATACCAGCAAGGCCACAAGCGATAAGACGGTTTTATGGGCATTTTCTTTGGTGATAAAGTCGTCAATAAACACAAAGCCAATCAGCAAAGATAAAAACAAACAGCTGGTACCGAGCAATAAAATTTTAAAAAACTGCCCCTCTACTTGCATCAATGGTGGTAAATGACTTAAAGATAGAAGCTTTTTGTTTTTCAGTTTTAAATTAATATAACTGACTTGAAACGCGTACAAAGTGGCAATCATTAAAATAGCAAACGCCAATAATGCGCTGCTAATGTGAACAATTAAACTAAGTTTATTAAGGTCTATGACCATATGTTGATGGGAAGGCAAAAGCCCGACCAGAGTTAGCAAAATGGCCGTGACAAAATACACCACGGGTAAAATAAGGTCGGCTTTATATTTAACGGCAATGGTCGAGACCACCAGGGCGATTACAAAGCTCATCAATGAGAGCATATTATTAAAACTAAAATTCAAATCAGCATTTAAAAACCAACTTCCTGATAACAACAAGGCATGACCAATAAGCGCCAGCCAACCTAAGGTTAAGTAAACGTTTGGCTTGGGTCCTTCAGGGTGAAATAGTCTCGTAATAACAGCTAAAGCTGATAACAGGTAAAGTGAAATTACCAATAGAGTCAGCATACTTACCATGCTCAATGGATACCCCTTAAAATTTTTTATTAATCTATTAATGTTAACGCGGTTATTCGATACAACCCATTCACCTAGTGTCATGAGTTGGCGATCATTTTGCTTATTGTAATCTAAACATTAGCAAATTAATCTCATCAAACAAAATTAGCAAGAGCTAATTATTTCAATGACATACGACGCAAAGGTTTGATCGCAAAAAATATTAAAATCAGGGTGCAAGTTAAAGCGAACCACGCCGGTAATAGTTCGTGGCTGTGACTCATTTGTTCCGAGATGTTGATATTAAAATAATTAAGGCCAGCATCGAGTAATAAGCCAAAACCGATTGCCGACAAGGCAACACCAAGTAAGTAGCGAGTTAGGACACTGCTACCCATTTCCTTTTTGATCACCCCTAAAGTGGAAATATTAGTTGCTGGGCCTGCCATCATAAAGACTAAGGCAGTGCCAGGTGATATTCCCGCCATAATAAAACCGGCAGCAATCGGTGTTGATGCCGTTGCGCAAATATACATTGGTATGGATAAGCATATCATTACCAACATCGCGACTAACCCACTGCCATATTGTAACAAGAAATCGGTTGCTAAAAAGGTACGAATCGTGGTGGCAAATACCAACCCAATAAACAGCCAAACGACAATGTCATCAAGCAGTTGGGTGAAGGCGTATTTAAACCCTAACAGGGTTTTATCAACCCAACTCAGTGGTTTAACTTTGGCAGCAGAGCAACAAGAGCTATTACGCGCAAGGGTTACTGTGCTCGTTGCCGATATACTAGGCGTGGCTTGTGTGATGCTTTGCAGTGCTGGAGCTGTTTGGGGATGGCAACTGGTAGCTGATTGTTTTGGCTCTTCGCTGGTGCTACAACAGGACGTTTTAACCGGTTTCGCAACTGGTGTTTTGTCGCTACTACAACACGCACTACTTGACCTTGGTTGAGACGATAGCGATGGCGACTTTTCATTGCTGTTATGATCGCGAGCAAGCACTAAAAAGCCAGTAATAATCGCCGACATAATGGCCGCAAATGGACGATATATTGCCATGACAGGGCCAAGCAACGCGTACGAAACCGATACCGAGTCAACACCGGTTTCAGGTGTGGCAACAAGGAACGCTGAAGTTGCCGAAGGGGATGCGCCAGAACGTCTAAGTTGGCTGGCAACAGGAATAACCCCACATGAGCATAAAGGTAGGGGGGCACCAATAAATGCCGCTTTAACAATCGCTCTTTTACCTTTTCCTAAATGTTGAGTTAATATTTGGGTTGGTACCCACGTTTTCATCAACCCCGCTATAATCAAGCCCAAAATGAGCCAAGGACTTGCTTCGTTAGCGAGTTGCAATAAGTTTTGACTCCAAAGCACGACTAGGTCCATATTCCTCACATCCACAGTAAAAATAATCAAGGTTATTGTATCCCAGTTTAGTAAATATAAAACCCGTAAATTGTTTCAGTGAGACTTTTTATTGTCGAATTAAAATAAACCGGTTGCGATTAAGTATATTTTCTTAAATGGATTGGTATAATACCGCTTTATTGAATTATTAAATTGGCAAACTCTCCTATGTTCGAAAATTTATCTGATCGTTTGACTAAAACGCTGAAAAATATCAGTGGCCGTGGCCGTCTTACCGAAGACAATATTAAAGATACGTTACGTGAAGTTCGAATGGCTTTACTCGAAGCTGATGTTGCTTTACCTGTTATCCGTGAATTTATTGCCAATGTAAAAGAACGTGCGGTCGGGCAAGAAGTATCTAAAAGTCTTACCCCTGGTCAAATTTTTGTCAAAATTGTTCGTACCGAACTTGAAGCCGCGATGGGGGCTGCTAACGAAGCCCTTGATTTAAAAGCCGCGCCACCAGCGGTTGTGCTTATGGCAGGTTTGCAAGGCGCGGGTAAAACGACCTCCGTAGCCAAGCTGGCAAAGTTTTTACAAGAACGAGAAAAGAAAAAGGTCATGGTGGTTAGTGCCGATGTTTATCGTCCAGCGGCAATAAAACAGTTGGAAACACTGGCCAGTGAAGTCAATGCCGAGTTTTTCCCTAGTGACATTTCTCAAAAGCCGGTCGATATAGCCAATGCGGCCATCGCTCAGGCGAAGAAACAATTTATTGATGTTGTTCTTGTTGATACCGCCGGTCGTTTGCATGTTGATGGCGAGATGATGGATGAAATCCAACAACTGCATAGTCAAATAAACCCGGTTGAAACCTTATTTGTGGTTGATGCAATGACCGGTCAAGATGCCGCCAATACGGCCAAGGCCTTTAATGAAGCCTTACCATTAACCGGTGTTATCTTAACAAAAACCGACGGTGATGCCCGTGGCGGTGCGGCCTTATCTATTCGTCACATCACCGGCAAACCGATTAAGTTCTTAGGTGCGGGTGAAAAAATTGATGCCCTTGAGCCATTCCATCCTGACCGTGTTGCGTCTCGTATTTTAGGGATGGGCGACGTTCTATCTTTAATTGAAGAAGTAGAGCAAAAGGTTGATAAGGAAAAAGCGCAAAAGCTCGCCAACAAAGTTAAAAGTGGTAAAGGTTTTGATTTAGAAGATTTTCGCGAGCAATTAGTTCAAATGAAATCTATGGGCGGTATGATGGGCCTTATGGACAAACTGCCTGGTATGGGTGGGATGTCCGATCAAATTAAAGGTCAAATGGACGATAAAATTACCGTGCGTATGGAAGCCATTATCAATTCTATGACCCCGGCTGAACGCGAACGCCCTGAAATCATCAAAGGTTCTCGTAAACGCCGAATTGCCGCCGGTTCTGGAACCCAAATTCAAGACGTTAATAAGTTGCTTAAGCAATTTACTCAAATGCAAAAAATGATGAAAAAAATGTCTGGTAAAGGCGGAATGCAAAAAATGATGCGTTCGATGAAAGGGATGATGCCTCCTGGTGGTATGGGCGGCATGGGTGGACCAGGCGGGTTTTTCCGTCGTTAATCCTGTCTTTCATCGTTACCGTCAATTGATTAAGGTTGAGAACAGTCGTGCAGCTTTTTAAGTCATTTATTTGTTTACAAGGCCGTGAACATGGCGGCCGCTTTTTAATCTCTTTATTCTCATTTAGCGTCGCATTTTTATTTCTTGGCAGCACGATCATCAGTGGTTTTGCTGCTCAATGTATTTTTGCTTTCGCATTTACTTTTGTTGCCTATGCATCGTCGCTTAGACGTTGTCATGATGGCAAGTTAAAAAGGTTATTCGCGGGGCTTAATGCTCTGTTGTTTTTGGCTGCAGCCATACTCAGTGTGTTACTCGAGTCTGGGTTAGCCTTTCTTGCCTTCAGTTTTTGTTATTGTTTGACTTTTTGGCTATCGGTGCAAAAAAGTGCCGAAGAGGTAAATTATCAACTTGGCTACGCCGGACCCGTTGATCTTTCTTCTTTTTTGCAACCGCTTGTTGAATCTAACCACAGACGAACTGAGCGTATTGAACCCAGTTTATTTGGTCAACAACCTCCTCAAGATAATGATGAGTTTGCGGGCATAACAACACAGCAGTTTGCTACTGATCCTGCTGTGTCGATAAATGCCCCCTCAACTTCTAGCCATATTTGGATTGAACAACTGCAAACGTATTATAAGCAGTACAAACTTGCGACGCATTTGATAATGGCAACGCTGATGCTCATTTCGTTAGTGAGTTTGACTTGGCCAATGTTGACCGTACCTGCACAGCAAGAGCTAAACAGCAGTAGGGAAGCAGAAAACCCTGTTATTATCGATAAGGCAAAAATTCGACAACACTTATTGGCTATGCCGGATGATTTTTATTTGCTCCTTAGTGAGCATCAAGGTTTGATCATTCACTGGAAAGCAGACTTATTAGATGATGGCGTTATTTGGTCTCAAACGACTGCCAAAGGCGATGATACCTGTGCGGCGATTGAATTTAATCGTGGTGATTCGGTTAGAACCCTGTCAGTCGAAATTGAAGATGCTGGTAATTATTACGCTAATTTTTCACCGCTTGATACTGAAACCGTCATTCGCTTATTAGCGATTCGAGGCCAATTCAGTTTATGCGGTTATAACTTTTCATTAAAAGGCTCACAAAAAGCGTTAAATTCAAGCCCACACTATATTGATATGGCCAATTAACTTACCTTGGTTCTAATTTGTAACTACCGGGTAGGGTAATCGTCAACATATACTCTAAACAAAAAACGGCCTTAATTAGGCCGTTTTTTTAGGTCTATTATTTGCTTTTATAAACTAGCGCTTTGTCTGTTTAATTCGCAATAAAGCAGAAACTCTCTCTCTGCTGAATATTTTATGCCCTAGTGCCGTTAGCATTGAGCCTAATACCACAAATATGGCCCCCAGATAAGCTAAAAAGTTGAGTTTTTGAGCTTGATATAGATGAGGCCAAAGAGCACTGGCAATCGTTGCGAACACTACGGTTAATAAAGGGGTAATCGCCAGTACCGCACTTA
Encoded proteins:
- a CDS encoding inner membrane protein YpjD; the protein is MVSMLTLLVISLYLLSALAVITRLFHPEGPKPNVYLTLGWLALIGHALLLSGSWFLNADLNFSFNNMLSLMSFVIALVVSTIAVKYKADLILPVVYFVTAILLTLVGLLPSHQHMVIDLNKLSLIVHISSALLAFAILMIATLYAFQVSYINLKLKNKKLLSLSHLPPLMQVEGQFFKILLLGTSCLFLSLLIGFVFIDDFITKENAHKTVLSLVALLVYCSILWGHFSQGWRGKRILTLVIVASFLLTLSYFGSKFVKEFLLS
- a CDS encoding SO_0444 family Cu/Zn efflux transporter, translated to MDLVVLWSQNLLQLANEASPWLILGLIIAGLMKTWVPTQILTQHLGKGKRAIVKAAFIGAPLPLCSCGVIPVASQLRRSGASPSATSAFLVATPETGVDSVSVSYALLGPVMAIYRPFAAIMSAIITGFLVLARDHNSNEKSPSLSSQPRSSSACCSSDKTPVAKPVKTSCCSTSEEPKQSATSCHPQTAPALQSITQATPSISATSTVTLARNSSCCSAAKVKPLSWVDKTLLGFKYAFTQLLDDIVVWLFIGLVFATTIRTFLATDFLLQYGSGLVAMLVMICLSIPMYICATASTPIAAGFIMAGISPGTALVFMMAGPATNISTLGVIKKEMGSSVLTRYLLGVALSAIGFGLLLDAGLNYFNINISEQMSHSHELLPAWFALTCTLILIFFAIKPLRRMSLK
- the ffh gene encoding signal recognition particle protein, whose product is MFENLSDRLTKTLKNISGRGRLTEDNIKDTLREVRMALLEADVALPVIREFIANVKERAVGQEVSKSLTPGQIFVKIVRTELEAAMGAANEALDLKAAPPAVVLMAGLQGAGKTTSVAKLAKFLQEREKKKVMVVSADVYRPAAIKQLETLASEVNAEFFPSDISQKPVDIANAAIAQAKKQFIDVVLVDTAGRLHVDGEMMDEIQQLHSQINPVETLFVVDAMTGQDAANTAKAFNEALPLTGVILTKTDGDARGGAALSIRHITGKPIKFLGAGEKIDALEPFHPDRVASRILGMGDVLSLIEEVEQKVDKEKAQKLANKVKSGKGFDLEDFREQLVQMKSMGGMMGLMDKLPGMGGMSDQIKGQMDDKITVRMEAIINSMTPAERERPEIIKGSRKRRIAAGSGTQIQDVNKLLKQFTQMQKMMKKMSGKGGMQKMMRSMKGMMPPGGMGGMGGPGGFFRR